Proteins from a single region of Pyrus communis chromosome 6, drPyrComm1.1, whole genome shotgun sequence:
- the LOC137736255 gene encoding uncharacterized protein, whose product MSGVSLAVAPRSEPDTTTTTPGSKPQQKPLRRQRHQQPAVGGVMGSLRVIELQLVAFIMVFSASGLVPLFDLIFPAFATAYLLALSRLAFPSHGAVSTGSQEIFHGSRFFRFYVIVGTTVGLFLPLAYVLGGFARGDEHAVRSATPHLFLLSCQILTENVISGLSLFSAPVRALVPLLYTVRRIFVVLDWMKDVWLNKTLPANAQFKDVAWFWFGRSLAVANFLYFSINLFGFLIPRFLPRAFERYFRERDEVGAKMVEDKRSAAANKPEPFANKKSD is encoded by the exons ATGTCAGGTGTATCTCTTGCCGTGGCTCCTAGATCGGAGCCCGACACAACCACCACAACCCCAGGATCCAAACCCCAACAGAAACCGCTCCGCCGCCAACGGCACCAGCAGCCTGCAGTAGGCGGTGTAATGGGCTCACTGCGAGTAATAGAGCTCCAACTCGTGGCCTTCATCATGGTTTTCTCGGCCAGTGGCCTTGTCCCGCTTTttgatttgatcttcccggcttTTGCCACCGCATACCTTTTAGCCCTGTCACGTTTGGCGTTCCCTTCCCACGGCGCTGTCAGCACTGGCTCACAGGAGATTTTCCATGGCAGCAGATTCTTCAGGTTCTATGTGATTGTGGGAACCACAGTTGGGCTGTTCTTGCCGCTTGCATACGTGTTGGGTGGCTTTGCGAGGGGCGATGAGCATGCTGTCCGCTCTGCAACGCCTCACTTGTTCTTGCTCTCGTGTCAGATTCTGACTGAGAATGTGATTAGCGGGTTGTCGCTATTTTCAGCGCCGGTGAGGGCATTGGTCCCATTGCTTTACACTGTCAGGAGGATCTTTGTCGTCCTTGATTGGATGAAAGATGTTTGGCTTAACAAAACTCTGCCTGCCAATGCACAGTTTAAG GATGTTGCATGGTTTTGGTTTGGGAGAAGCCTGGCTGTAGCCAATTTCTTATATTTCTCGATCAACCTGTTCGGGTTTTTGATCCCTCGATTCCTTCCGAGGGCGTTTGAGAGGTACTTCAGGGAGAGGGATGAAGTTGGGGCCAAGATGGTAGAGGACAAGCGCTCCGCCGCAGCAAATAAGCCGGAACCATTTGCAAATAAGAAAAGTGATTGA
- the LOC137738220 gene encoding uncharacterized protein, which translates to MKIKNKGKVYPSPSSTVPAGSSSSDGYVLSVLQLLPAAILALASVLSLEDREVLAYLITRSMKNTPNTSSSSIPAAQDPQKKTSKKGPKKSASTAAAHQPPMFDCDCFDCYRSYWFKWDSSPNRELIHQAIEAFEDHLANGERPKRNAGRGKRRDKQGRRDAPITADVSAQNEIFLEENAVPASPEFVQNSGAAVVPENEVLFLGSPEKAEGVEVNEGKVEDLGVDVTVAPPDTADDMAVILRAAAAASSHRGLARKVLPDVLGLFNSRLWNLWSPNV; encoded by the coding sequence ATGAAGAtaaagaacaagggcaaagtcTACCCATCTCCCTCCTCCACCGTCCCCGccggctcctcctcctccgacGGGTATGTTCTCTCCGTTCTTCAACTCCTCCCAGCGGCCATTCTAGCTCTAGCCTCCGTCCTCTCTCTCGAGGACCGCGAGGTCCTGGCTTACTTGATTACCCGCTCCATGAAAAACACCCCCAACACTTCTTCGTCTTCAATCCCCGCCGCCCAAGACCCCCAGAAAAAGACTTCCAAGAAAGGTCCTAAGAAGTCCGCCAGCACCGCCGCCGCCCATCAGCCTCCAATGTTCGATTGCGACTGCTTTGACTGCTACAGAAGCTACTGGTTCAAGTGGGACTCTTCCCCCAACCGCGAGCTCATCCACCAAGCCATCGAAGCCTTCGAGGACCACTTGGCTAACGGCGAGCGGCCCAAGAGGAACGCCGGCAGAGGCAAGAGAAGAGACAAGCAGGGCCGTCGGGACGCCCCCATTACGGCCGATGTTTCTGCCCAAAATGAAATCTTTTTGGAAGAGAACGCCGTTCCAGCTTCGCCGGAGTTTGTTCAAAACTCTGGTGCCGCCGTGGTGCCGGAAAATGAGGTTCTTTTCTTGGGTTCGCCTGAGAAGGCTGAAGGGGTCGAAGTAAATGAGGGGAAAGTGGAAGACTTGGGCGTGGATGTTACGGTAGCGCCGCCGGATACGGCGGATGACATGGCTGTGATTCTGagggcggcggcggcggcgagCAGCCACAGGGGTTTGGCAAGGAAAGTGCTGCCGGACGTGTTGGGCCTCTTTAACTCTCGTTTGTGGAACCTTTGGAGTCCGAATgtctaa
- the LOC137735875 gene encoding protein LAZY 1-like isoform X2, translated as MKLLGWMHRKFRQNSNDPFKVFVVGQPSLDDQQYYPKPNCSTKPFKQVPRDQHVRKSFNGLEAARTEEEYYEEESSAEASELFHGFLAIGTLGSSDQVTTEPSTPTLGISVENITEKETEATENELKLINDELERELVADPAKDDICNDSSGRNSYVSNGRSSHGSTITLSGKALEGAESNGINGTAVCPLQGYLFGSAYELSETTSVTKKEHRTSLGELFQRTKLAEEISGAKLSKEEKRAEKEADKSAMHLMKKMLKKKMIHASSRGSGGAADHASAETKLNKILHMFHRKVHPETSAAEQKPGKYERNQTKKKTSSEGTYSNGDQEDDIILYPQQGFSSNPSMRRYKSQSNPPQIALSGMDSNDNREQWIKTDADYLVLEL; from the exons ATGAAG TTACTAGGTTGGATGCATCGTAAGTTTCGGCAGAATAGCAACGATCCATTTAAAGTTTTCGTCGTTG GGCAGCCATCACTCGACGATCAACAATACTATCCGAAGCCAAACTGCAGCACGAAACCCTTCAAACAAGTCCCGAGAGATCAGCACGTTCGAAAATCTTTCAACGGTCTAGAAGCAGCTAGGACAGAAGAAGAATACTACGAAGAAGAATCATCTGCTGAAGCATCTGAGCTCTTCCATGGATTTCTTGCAATCGGTACTCTTGGCAGCTCGGACCAAGTGACCACTGAACCATCAACTCCAACGCTTGGAATCTCTGTGGAGAACATAACCGAAAAAGAAACTGAGGCCACGGAGAACGAGCTGAAGCTCATCAATGATGAATTGGAGAGAGAGTTGGTGGCTGATCCGGCGAAGGATGATATTTGCAATGATTCATCTGGAAGAAACAGCTATGTCAGCAATGGAAGAAGTAGCCATGGAAGCACCATTACCCTTAGTGGGAAGGCACTGGAAGGCGCAGAGAGCAACGGGATCAATGGAACTGCGGTGTGCCCGCTCCAGGGATATCTATTCGGGTCGGCATATGAATTGTCTGAAACAACAAGCGTGACAAAGAAGGAACACAGGACATCCCTTGGTGAGCTATTTCAGAGGACTAAATTGGCAGAAGAGATTTCTGGAGCAAAATTAAGCAAGGAGGAGAAGCGAGCAGAGAAGGAAGCGGATAAGTCCGCCATGCACTTGATGAAAAAGATGCTCAAGAAAAAAATGATTCACGCTTCTTCTCGTGGCTCCGGCGGAGCTGCTGATCACGCTTCAGCAGAAACAAAACTCAATAAG ATCCTTCACATGTTTCATAGAAAAGTTCACCCTGAAACCTCGGCGGCTGAGCAAAAACCTGGTAAGTACGAAAGGAACCAAACCAAGAAGAAAACAAGCAGTGAGGGGACTTACAGCAATGGAGATCAGGAGGATGATATTATCTTATATCCTCAGCAAGGATTTTCTTCAAATCCGAGCATGCGGCGCTACAAGAGCCAATCAAACCCGCCCCAAATCGCGCTTAGCGGCATGGATTCAAATGATAACAGGGAGCAATGGATCAAAACGGATGCAGACT ACCTAGTCCTGGAGCTGTGA
- the LOC137735875 gene encoding protein LAZY 1-like isoform X1 produces the protein MLQLLGWMHRKFRQNSNDPFKVFVVGQPSLDDQQYYPKPNCSTKPFKQVPRDQHVRKSFNGLEAARTEEEYYEEESSAEASELFHGFLAIGTLGSSDQVTTEPSTPTLGISVENITEKETEATENELKLINDELERELVADPAKDDICNDSSGRNSYVSNGRSSHGSTITLSGKALEGAESNGINGTAVCPLQGYLFGSAYELSETTSVTKKEHRTSLGELFQRTKLAEEISGAKLSKEEKRAEKEADKSAMHLMKKMLKKKMIHASSRGSGGAADHASAETKLNKILHMFHRKVHPETSAAEQKPGKYERNQTKKKTSSEGTYSNGDQEDDIILYPQQGFSSNPSMRRYKSQSNPPQIALSGMDSNDNREQWIKTDADYLVLEL, from the exons ATGTTGCAGTTACTAGGTTGGATGCATCGTAAGTTTCGGCAGAATAGCAACGATCCATTTAAAGTTTTCGTCGTTG GGCAGCCATCACTCGACGATCAACAATACTATCCGAAGCCAAACTGCAGCACGAAACCCTTCAAACAAGTCCCGAGAGATCAGCACGTTCGAAAATCTTTCAACGGTCTAGAAGCAGCTAGGACAGAAGAAGAATACTACGAAGAAGAATCATCTGCTGAAGCATCTGAGCTCTTCCATGGATTTCTTGCAATCGGTACTCTTGGCAGCTCGGACCAAGTGACCACTGAACCATCAACTCCAACGCTTGGAATCTCTGTGGAGAACATAACCGAAAAAGAAACTGAGGCCACGGAGAACGAGCTGAAGCTCATCAATGATGAATTGGAGAGAGAGTTGGTGGCTGATCCGGCGAAGGATGATATTTGCAATGATTCATCTGGAAGAAACAGCTATGTCAGCAATGGAAGAAGTAGCCATGGAAGCACCATTACCCTTAGTGGGAAGGCACTGGAAGGCGCAGAGAGCAACGGGATCAATGGAACTGCGGTGTGCCCGCTCCAGGGATATCTATTCGGGTCGGCATATGAATTGTCTGAAACAACAAGCGTGACAAAGAAGGAACACAGGACATCCCTTGGTGAGCTATTTCAGAGGACTAAATTGGCAGAAGAGATTTCTGGAGCAAAATTAAGCAAGGAGGAGAAGCGAGCAGAGAAGGAAGCGGATAAGTCCGCCATGCACTTGATGAAAAAGATGCTCAAGAAAAAAATGATTCACGCTTCTTCTCGTGGCTCCGGCGGAGCTGCTGATCACGCTTCAGCAGAAACAAAACTCAATAAG ATCCTTCACATGTTTCATAGAAAAGTTCACCCTGAAACCTCGGCGGCTGAGCAAAAACCTGGTAAGTACGAAAGGAACCAAACCAAGAAGAAAACAAGCAGTGAGGGGACTTACAGCAATGGAGATCAGGAGGATGATATTATCTTATATCCTCAGCAAGGATTTTCTTCAAATCCGAGCATGCGGCGCTACAAGAGCCAATCAAACCCGCCCCAAATCGCGCTTAGCGGCATGGATTCAAATGATAACAGGGAGCAATGGATCAAAACGGATGCAGACT ACCTAGTCCTGGAGCTGTGA
- the LOC137736939 gene encoding sphingosine-1-phosphate lyase, which yields MDSASVKTFLLDVRASANSLLSQYEPLVLVSAPLFALLVASTLQSAIHGLQEKGIKATLLGFFMNFIKLVPGVKSYIDAEKQKVVDKLQSGGKSGRESWRTELPSTGLGVGIIEKMKDEKSKDVAWQGKCSGAVYIGGSEVEGHFSVINEACSMFAHTNPLHMDVFKSVVRFESEVVAMTAALLGSKKKSSGGQICGNMTSGGTESILLAVKSSRDYMKTRKGIKKPEMIIPESAHSAYDKAAQYFNIKLWRVPVNKEFQADVKAIRRHINKNTVLIVGSAPGFPHGIVDPIEELGQLASSFDICLHVDLCLGGFVLPFANKLGYPIPPFDFSVKGVTSISADVHKYGLAPKGTSTVLYRNHDIRKHQFVAVTEWSGGLYVSPTIAGSRPGGLIAGAWAAMMSLGEEGYLENTKNIMEASKRLQKGIEEIPELFIIGKPDMTVVAWGSNVVDIFEVNDIMSSKGWHLNALQRPNSIHICVTLQHVPVIDDFLRDLRGSVKTVTENPGPISGGLAPIYGAAGRMPDRGMVQELLVNYMDGTC from the exons ATGGATTCTGCTTCTGTGAAAACGTTCCTGCTCGATGTTAGAGCTTCTGCGAATTCGTTGTTGTCGCAGTACGAGCCTCTGGTTCTGGTTTCTGCTCCTCTCTTTGCTCTCCTTGTCGCTTCCACGCTTCAATCGGCTATCCATGGCCTGCAGGAGAAGGGAATCAAAGCCACACTCCTAGGGTTCTTCATGAACTTCATCAA GTTGGTTCCTGGCGTCAAGAGTTACATCGACGCTGAGAAGCAAAAG GTTGTGGATAAGTTACAGTCTGGTGGTAAATCTGGAAGAGAAAGTTGGAGAACTGAATTGCCTAGCACGGGGTTGGGAGTGGGAATCATAGAGAAAATGAAAGACGAGAAAAGTAAAGATGTGGCTTGGCAAGGAAAATGCTCGGGTGCAGT CTACATTGGGGGAAGCGAGGTTGAAGGACATTTTTCTGTAATTAATGAGGCATGCTCAAT GTTTGCACATACCAATCCATTGCATATGGATGTCTTCAAAAGTGTGGTACGGTTTGAATCGGAAGTTGTTGCAATGACTGCTGCACTGCTTGGAAGTAAAAAGAAGTCTTCTGGAGGACAAATATGTGGAAACATGACATCCGGGGGAACTGAAAGTATATTATTAGCTGTGAAATCATCACGAGATTATATGAAAACCAGGAAGGGGATTAAGAAACCTGAAAT GATAATACCCGAATCTGCTCACTCTGCATATGACAAGGCTGCGCAATATTTTAACATCAAGCTCTGGCGTGTCCCTGTAAATAAAGAATTTCAAGCGGATGTCAAAGCAATTAGAAGACACATTAATAAGAACACCGTTTTG ATTGTGGGATCTGCACCTGGTTTTCCTCATGGCATTGTTGATCCTATTGag GAGCTTGGTCAATTGGCTTCTAGCTTTGACATCTGTCTGCATGTTGACCTTTGTCTTGGCGGCTTCGTATTACCTTTCGCTAATAAGCTCGG GTATCCAATTCCACCCTTTGATTTTTCAGTGAAAGGAGTGACATCAATATCAGCAGATGTACATAAATATGGGCTGGCTCCTAAAGGAACTAGCACAGTTCTGTACAGAAACCATGACATCAGAAAG CATCAATTTGTTGCTG TTACCGAGTGGTCCGGAGGGCTATACGTGTCTCCAACCATAGCCGGAAGCAGGCCTGGTGGCTTGATTGCTGGGGCTTGGGCAGCTATGATGTCTTTAGGGGAGGAAG GGTACTtggaaaacacaaaaaacatcATGGAAGCATCAAAAAGACTTCAGAAAGG AATAGAGGAAATTCCGGAGCTGTTTATCATTGGAAAGCCAGACATGACAGTTGTAGCATGGGGATCTAATGTTGTTGACATATTTGAAGTCAATGATATCATGTCATCTAAAGGCTGGCATTTGAATGCATTGCAAAGACCCAACAG CATTCATATCTGCGTGACGCTTCAACATGTACCCGTCATTGATGACTTTCTCAGGGATCTAAGGGGATCCGTGAAAACT GTCACAGAAAATCCAGGACCGATAAGCGGAGGGCTAGCTCCCATTTATGGTGCTGCAGGGAGGATGCCGGACAGAGGTATGGTTCAGGAGTTGCTGGTAAATTACATGGACGGTACATGCTAG
- the LOC137737762 gene encoding probable WRKY transcription factor 75, with product MENYPTFFSSSTAPAPFPLSLNMGNPAHHVYNSNDLHQFQNSKSSNGFLGLMSEMEASNNMIKNNSSSQEKSFGGSESGEATVRLGMKKGDQKKIRKPRYAFQTRSQVDILDDGYRWRKYGQKAVKNNKFPRSYYRCTHQGCNVKKQVQRLTKDEGVVVTTYEGMHSHPIEKSTDNFEHILSQMKIYTPF from the exons atgGAAAATTACCCAACATTCTTTTCTTCATCCACGGCGCCTGCTCCTTTTCCCCTGTCATTGAACATGGGGAACCCAGCTCATCACGTTTACAATAGTAATGATCTTCACCAATTCCAAAATAGTAAATCATCGAATGGGTTCTTAGGACTGATGTCAGAGATGGAGGCTTCAAACAATATGATCAAGAACAATTCTAGTTCTCAGGAAAAAAGCTTTGGAGGATCTGAAAGTGGTGAGGCAACTGTGAGATTAGGGATGAAAAAAGGAGAtcagaaaaaaataagaaagccCAGATATGCTTTTCAAACAAGGAGCCAAGTTGATATACTTGATGATGGATATAGATGGAGGAAGTATGGTCAAAAAGCAGTGAAGAACAACAAATTTCCAAG AAGCTACTACAGGTGCACACATCAGGGGTGCAATGTGAAAAAGCAAGTTCAAAGGTTAACAAAAGATGAAGGAGTCGTTGTGACAACTTATGAAGGCATGCATTCTCATCCCATCGAGAAGTCTACTGATAACTTTGAGCATATTTTGAGCCAGATGAAAATCTACActccattttaa